A stretch of DNA from Actinomycetota bacterium:
CCGGGGGGGAGCTGCTGCTCGGCCTCTACCAGGGCGTGCCCCTGACCGAGCGGGGCGCCGGCTACTTCGGGGTCCTGCCCGACCGGATCGTGCTGTTCCGCCGGCCCATCGAGGCCCGGGCGCGCTCCGACGCCGAGCTGGCCGAGCTGGTCCGCGAGGTCGTGATCCACGAGGTCGCCCACTACTTCGGCATCGACGACGACCGCCTGGACGAGCTCGGCTGGTAGGCGCCGGGCTCAGGGGGCGGCGGCGGG
This window harbors:
- a CDS encoding metallopeptidase family protein, whose amino-acid sequence is MRLVEEAVESIPEQFRDRLANVDFVIEETPRGDEVPGGELLLGLYQGVPLTERGAGYFGVLPDRIVLFRRPIEARARSDAELAELVREVVIHEVAHYFGIDDDRLDELGW